CGGCCACCGGCACGTCGAGCACCAGCGTGATCATGTTGCCGCCTTTGTACGTGAGGTCGTCGCGCAGGAAGTTCGTGTCGCCGAACTGCAGCATGAACACGGGATTCTGCTTCGCGTCGAGCTTCACGAAACGCGTGCCGTCGCGCGACAGCAGCAGCCCGTCCTGCGACGCGACAGCCTGCACGTAGTTCGCCGACCACGGTGCGCCGTCCGACATCACGTTGATCGACAGTTGCGCGTCGCACTGCGCGGCAAAGGCGTCGAGCTCGCGCGCCATCGCCACCGTTTCCATCATGTCCGGGAATTCCGGCGCGCCGTCGATCGCGTCGGCGAACTGCTGGACGCCCGTCACGAATTCGGAGAACTCGAGCTCGTTCAGCGCGCCGCTGCGATTCGCGAGCTGCGCGCCCGCGCGCAGCTCGTCATAGCGCACGCCGTTCTGCAACAACTCCCACTGGCCGCCTTCCGGCTTGCCTTCGATATGCACGGGCTTGCTGCCCGCGCGGCGCAGCCGCTGCGCGGCCGGCAGGATCTTGTCGCCCGGCAGCGACCCGGCGAGGCGGATCGGCACGATGCAGTCGATCCGGCGGTCGACGATCGCGGGCGGCGCCGACGAGATCGTCGCGGCCGGCAGCACGGGCTCGGACGGTTCAGCGGGCGCTTCGTGCACGGCGGCACGCACGGCGTCTTCACCGGCAGCCGGCTCGGCCGCCTCGGACGACGTGTCGATGCCGGTCGCCTCGGCCTGCAGATCGGCAGGCATATCGGCAGGCGCCACGCCGCCTAAGGTGGCCCCGCCGAACGTCGGCTCGACGCGTGCGACTTCGGCCGGCGTCGCGGCAGCCGCGACCGGTGCCGCGGGCTCGCGTCGCACCGGCTGACGCACCGGTTCGATGAACGGCAGCTCTTCGTCCCGCTCGGGGCGGTTCATCGCCTCGGCCGCTTCCTCCGGCATCGGGCGCGGCATCCTGCGCCGCACCTTCGCGCCCTGCCATGCGTTGTAGATCACGACGCCGCCCACCACGACGGCGCCCGCGCCGATCAAACCGAGTGTCAACTCGTCCATGCACGCTCCATCAGCAATTCTTTTTCGTCGGAACCGCGAACGGGCGCCCATGCGCCGCGCGAACGCGGTCCGGTTTCGTCAAACGTCAATTCTGGGCAAAACCCGCAGCGGTTTCCATGTCCACCGCAACGATCCGCGACACGCCCTGCTCCTGCATCGTCACGCCGATCAGCTGCTGCGCCATCTCCATCGCGATCTTGTTGTGCGAGATGAACAGGAACTGCGTCTTGTTGGACATCGCGCGCACGAGATTCGCGAAACGTTCGGTGTTCGCGTCATCGAGCGGCGCGTCGACCTCGTCGAGCAAACAGAACGGCGCCGGGTTCAACTGGAACATCGCGAACACCAGCGCGGTCGCGGTCAGCGCCTTCTCACCGC
The nucleotide sequence above comes from Burkholderia pyrrocinia. Encoded proteins:
- a CDS encoding cell division protein ZipA C-terminal FtsZ-binding domain-containing protein, giving the protein MDELTLGLIGAGAVVVGGVVIYNAWQGAKVRRRMPRPMPEEAAEAMNRPERDEELPFIEPVRQPVRREPAAPVAAAATPAEVARVEPTFGGATLGGVAPADMPADLQAEATGIDTSSEAAEPAAGEDAVRAAVHEAPAEPSEPVLPAATISSAPPAIVDRRIDCIVPIRLAGSLPGDKILPAAQRLRRAGSKPVHIEGKPEGGQWELLQNGVRYDELRAGAQLANRSGALNELEFSEFVTGVQQFADAIDGAPEFPDMMETVAMARELDAFAAQCDAQLSINVMSDGAPWSANYVQAVASQDGLLLSRDGTRFVKLDAKQNPVFMLQFGDTNFLRDDLTYKGGNMITLVLDVPVAEEDILPFRLMCDYAKSLSERIGARVVDDSRRPLPESTLLAIEQQLMKLYAKLEEAGIPAGSPVTRRLFSQ